One Gloeocapsopsis sp. IPPAS B-1203 DNA window includes the following coding sequences:
- a CDS encoding LysR family transcriptional regulator: MGFDYQSQLKLSQLQVLIAVADCGSFSEAALQMQMSQSAVSYAIATLEEELGILLFMRGRYGAHLTPVGEQIVDRARQILYLMADIVKQANLAKGLEGGLVRISAFRSAGTHILPRIIAQFCQRYPAIAVSIAEYDDRADVEDDLRKGRADIGITYLPTSHEFETWELMHDEFVVLFPPSFEPKSTQLSWEDLKVYPLIVPPDGCDCDTMMYAHCAKYGVTLQAAYKIRSDTTIVNMVAQGLGTAISPRLAAEPIPEGVQVFSLPVPFFRTISAAILADALLTPAGFALLDLLKSSW, encoded by the coding sequence ATGGGTTTTGACTACCAAAGCCAACTCAAGCTGTCTCAACTGCAAGTTTTAATCGCAGTCGCTGATTGTGGTAGTTTTAGTGAGGCTGCTTTGCAGATGCAAATGTCACAATCAGCAGTAAGTTATGCGATCGCAACTTTAGAAGAAGAATTAGGCATTTTACTTTTTATGCGAGGGCGTTATGGTGCGCATCTTACTCCTGTAGGCGAGCAAATTGTAGATCGGGCGCGTCAGATTTTGTACTTGATGGCAGATATTGTTAAACAAGCTAACTTAGCCAAAGGATTAGAAGGCGGCTTAGTGCGGATCTCTGCATTTCGCAGTGCGGGAACGCATATTCTCCCAAGAATCATTGCACAATTTTGCCAGCGCTATCCGGCGATCGCGGTGAGTATTGCAGAGTACGACGATCGCGCGGATGTAGAAGATGATTTACGTAAAGGACGTGCGGATATTGGGATTACGTATTTACCAACAAGCCATGAATTTGAAACTTGGGAATTGATGCATGATGAATTCGTAGTACTATTTCCTCCCAGCTTTGAGCCAAAATCCACTCAGCTGAGTTGGGAAGACTTAAAAGTTTATCCTTTGATTGTGCCTCCCGACGGCTGTGACTGCGATACGATGATGTACGCTCATTGTGCTAAATATGGTGTAACGCTACAGGCAGCGTATAAAATTCGCTCTGATACCACAATAGTTAACATGGTTGCACAAGGATTAGGAACTGCGATTAGTCCTCGCCTTGCTGCTGAACCAATTCCAGAAGGGGTACAAGTTTTTAGTCTTCCAGTACCTTTTTTTCGCACGATTAGTGCTGCTATACTCGCAGACGCGTTACTAACTCCTGCTGGATTTGCTTTGCTCGATCTTCTTAAAAGTAGTTGGTAG
- a CDS encoding RNA-binding protein translates to MSVYVGNLSYEVSQEDLSAVFAEYGSVKRVQLPTDRETGRVRGFGFVEMDTDAEEDLAIDALDGAEWMGRTLRVNKAKPREDRGSFNGGGGNRRNNSFSARY, encoded by the coding sequence ATGTCAGTTTATGTAGGTAATTTATCCTACGAGGTTTCACAAGAAGACCTCAGTGCAGTTTTTGCAGAATATGGTTCTGTAAAGCGCGTTCAGCTACCTACTGACCGTGAAACAGGTCGGGTACGTGGCTTTGGTTTCGTAGAAATGGATACAGATGCAGAAGAAGACTTAGCAATTGATGCGCTAGATGGTGCAGAATGGATGGGTCGGACTTTGAGAGTTAACAAAGCAAAGCCCAGAGAAGACAGAGGCTCATTTAATGGCGGGGGCGGAAACCGCAGAAACAATAGTTTTTCGGCTCGCTACTAA
- a CDS encoding GMC oxidoreductase, with the protein MNNPSLYPHYFYGTTRSWMPYSSWPFTKAELNPYYERSQKVCGLERFDYEFADWENDLRRQHRFNLSLSQERVVTYIFQVMSRERLRFGEVYKAEFVQAANINIYLHANVVDIETNNTAKAVTRLCVANLAGRKLWVSAKIFILACGGIENPRLLLASNSVCNNGLGNQYDLVGRFFMEHPYIRSGKVLLTKPNALYPTGPQQKIQVAQTRLFTVLALSKTVQEHEQILNFAIRLVPIVPEWLKALQRLKSRDWQKKKLGDRLSAVGDLSKVIANLDEVMARIWVKQIKHPPFPQQFFETHLISEQAPNPDSRVMLSSERDKLGIPRIQLDWRLSSIDKYTIYRSQQLIQEELARTRLGSMQIELADDASWRSLLERSQQILTRAIARSDSRQLEIVLHEDKYWQSLRGGSYHHIGTTRMSTNPKLGVVNADCQVHGISNLYVIGSSVFPTSGLSNPTLTIVALAIRLADHIKDRMQVGVYQEAIPFCYQVDP; encoded by the coding sequence GTGAACAATCCATCACTCTACCCTCATTACTTCTATGGCACTACCCGCTCATGGATGCCTTATAGTAGCTGGCCTTTCACTAAGGCAGAGTTAAACCCGTACTACGAGCGATCGCAAAAAGTTTGTGGGTTGGAACGTTTTGATTACGAGTTTGCTGATTGGGAAAACGATTTAAGACGTCAGCATCGTTTTAATCTGTCACTATCACAAGAGCGAGTTGTTACTTATATTTTTCAAGTCATGTCGCGGGAACGGTTGCGCTTCGGTGAAGTTTACAAAGCAGAATTTGTGCAGGCAGCAAACATTAACATCTACCTTCATGCAAATGTTGTAGACATTGAAACCAACAATACTGCTAAAGCTGTAACGCGGCTATGTGTTGCTAATTTAGCAGGTCGCAAATTGTGGGTATCAGCAAAAATCTTTATTCTCGCGTGTGGTGGAATCGAGAATCCCCGCCTTTTGCTAGCCTCAAACAGCGTTTGCAACAACGGATTAGGAAATCAATATGACCTTGTGGGGAGATTTTTTATGGAGCATCCTTATATTAGGTCAGGCAAAGTTTTATTGACAAAGCCAAATGCTTTATATCCCACAGGTCCGCAGCAAAAGATTCAAGTTGCGCAAACTCGTCTATTTACAGTCTTAGCTCTTTCTAAAACAGTTCAAGAACACGAACAAATTCTCAATTTTGCGATTAGACTCGTGCCGATTGTTCCAGAATGGCTGAAAGCTTTGCAACGCCTTAAGAGTCGAGATTGGCAGAAAAAAAAGCTTGGCGATCGCTTATCTGCTGTTGGTGACTTGAGCAAAGTTATTGCTAATCTAGATGAGGTCATGGCGCGAATTTGGGTAAAACAGATTAAACATCCGCCATTTCCCCAGCAATTTTTTGAAACTCACCTGATATCAGAGCAAGCTCCTAATCCTGATAGTCGCGTTATGCTTAGCTCTGAACGTGACAAGTTGGGAATTCCTCGGATTCAACTGGACTGGCGTTTGAGTTCGATCGATAAGTATACAATTTACCGATCACAGCAGTTAATTCAAGAAGAACTAGCACGGACTCGGCTGGGGAGCATGCAAATTGAACTGGCAGATGATGCTTCTTGGCGATCTCTTCTTGAACGCTCGCAGCAGATTTTGACGCGCGCGATCGCGCGTTCTGATTCGCGTCAGCTTGAAATCGTACTGCATGAAGATAAATATTGGCAATCACTGCGCGGCGGTTCCTACCATCACATCGGTACAACCCGCATGAGTACTAACCCTAAACTTGGTGTTGTCAATGCAGATTGTCAAGTTCACGGAATTAGCAATTTATATGTCATCGGTAGCTCTGTTTTCCCGACAAGTGGTCTTTCTAATCCGACACTCACTATTGTGGCACTAGCGATCCGGCTTGCTGACCACATTAAAGATCGGATGCAAGTTGGAGTTTATCAGGAAGCGATACCGTTTTGCTATCAAGTAGATCCATAA